The genomic interval CCAACCATATCTGCTTAAACTCCTTTACTTACATTTACTTTAGCCAGCTCCTGTTCCACTTGGTCCAGTTTCTTCTGCTTACTAGCAGCTGAGAACAGAGCTGTGGCATAGCGGCCTTCCACTCCATAGACTTGAATGGGTGGCTTAAATAGAAGAGAGTCATATACTGACATTCATGTACAACTCAATTGACGTTGAAGGGgtttaatgtatatataattatgtacCTTGATCAGTTTTGCTGCAGGTCGGACGACTGATGTGCTAAACTGGCGGACCTGCATAAATAAACagcatatttttaacatttaaacacaACTAGATAGCTTAGCATCGATTGCATACATTACTGCTAGCTGCTAGGCTAACACATTAGCAGTCATTCAAGTGCAATACCGCGTATATTTATTCATACTATTCAGAGACGACAACTGGTACCCAAGAAAGGTTGCGGTAAATTGGATAGActttacaatataaaaatatcaagtaCGAACTATTCTATGTGAGTAAAAATGAGTAAAATCATTGACCGTCTTACCTGCTGTCCTAGCATGTGTGCTGCCATTTTCTCCTCCAGCTGTCTCGCGCAGAGGTACGGACTGCGCATGTGCATATGAAGGGAGCCTTTGTATGGGTATTGTAGTCCTTGaagaataacaaaataacaccaACTAGCAACAAATCAAATATTGCGACTGTATAAATGACGAGTATAGCTACACAATTAGCTGACTTTTGTAGGAAACGCTTGTAGTTTATTTTATAGTTTAGTGTATGTCGTTTATTTCTCTCCCAACATTACACGGTGGACTTTGTTTTGATGGAAGCTAGCTTAACGAGTTATTCAATGGTgtgtgataatttttttttacttcacggTCGACTTTCCAGCTGTGTAAATTGTACTGTTACCGCTTTACAACATTAGTAATTAATCTTCACTTCGGCATTTAATTATGTCAGGTTCTCGGTTTGTCCAAAAGAGGGCAGGCAACTCGTGAAACATCACACCTAAAATAGAGAACACGTCACGCTGACATCAATTCAAtgatgtaaatatgcaaataaacgCTAACAAAATCTCCTTGAAGCGATGACGTGAGGTAAATAttacccttggccatctctgtgtggagtttgcatgttcttcccgtgcaggcgtgggttttctccgggtactccggtttcctcccacattccaaaaacatgctaggttaattagcgactccaaattgtccataggtatgaatgtgagtgtgaatggttgtttgtctatatgtgccctgtgattggctggccaccagtccagggtgtaccccgcctgcctctcgcccgaagacagctgggataggctccagcaccgcccgcaacccttgtgaggatatgcgttagaaaatgaaatgaatgaataaaacattttttaacattattgatcATCAGTAGCAACACACACGTCTGATTTCAATAACACCCTtgcagaaaataataatagtacaagGTTTGATTTCGCTGCATGCCTTAAATGGGAAAAAGTAGCACCATCTTGTGGACAAAACTAAAAGCTAGCAGTCCAACCATCATTAGCTTTTGCTAagataaattaattcattcactttctaccgcttatcctcaagggttgcggggggtgctggagcctatcccagctgtcagggcgagaggcggggtacaccctggactggtggcccgccaatcacagggcacataaagacaaacaactattcaggCTAAGATAAATGTAGGAACCACAAAAATCTGTTAATTTAGTCTTTAAATGGTgctgaaattacattttatgtttctcaagctgctgtgccTCCGCCCCAAAACACATGTGATCACATCTGATAACTGATCAATTAATGAAAAACCCATGTTTGCTTCAAGGTCACAAAATCATCCttcattttgacacatttgAAAACCACCAACAATCTGAACCCATGAGGAAACACTGTCCAACTggatgtattaaatatataaacacataacTATATCGATACATAAACATACAAATAGCTAGCTAGATAAATATATTgacaagtaaaaacaaataaatatagttCAATCCATTTGTCCTTGCTTTTACCACCAACCTCGTGCATAAAGATgtattaaatacataaacagaTAACTATATCgatacataaacatataaatagcTAGCTAGATTCATATAtggacaaataaaaacaaatatagttAAATCCATTTGCTTTTACCACCAACCTCGTGCATAAAGATgtattaaatacataaacagaTGACTATATCgatacataaacatataaatagcTAGCTAGATTAATATATTgacaagtaaaaacaaataaagataGTTCAATCCATTTGTCCTTGCTTTTACCACCAACCTCGTGCATAAAGTAAGCTATCGTATGAGAGCACTAACCGGAAAatgttcataaaaataaaagcctCCTAACGGAACCGTGGCATGTATAGGTTAGCAATTTAGATGAGtgttttacagtaaaaaaaaaacatagctaaCATAAGTTATTTGTTGTGATTGATATTAAATCAGGTTGCATGTGGGTTCGAGCATAGACTATAGGGTTTTATTGTGTTATCCAGCTGCTTCCGGTGGAGGGGGGAGCGATGTGGTTACGGACTGCTGTTCCTCGCTAAATTAGCTGAACCGCAGCCTTTCAGGGACACCTCTTACGGAGCACCGGAGCCCTCGGCGCAGTAAGTAAACGATGtacattatttcatttaaaaaagacGTCGAAATTAAATGTTTGCTGTCAGGTGATAggtatatagtgtgtgtgtgtgtgtgtgtgttgtggtaaATGTGTGGATGTGGCGCCTCCATACTAGTTGAATCGGTGATGCATTCACTAGCATAATTTATCTTCTCTCTACATTGATGCCTTTACTGTCAATCGGAGATTTGTTGCATTGTTTCCATGCAGTAAAGAATCTCGGTCCAGATTGGACCGGTTTAGTcacaatgtgtgtgtacatgtttgAAAAAAGGTgcgattaaaaataaaaaatcaacaaaaacagcaacacatgaatgaaaaaatgaatgaaagatattTGATATGACAGATATTGATCTTACGGAGGCAATTAATGTGGTTAATGTGTAGCCACGCAGGCTgaatgtgattggctgagagTGAGGGCTTGCATATCACTCGGTCCAAAGTTCATCCTCCCACATCACGTTAATTTGCAATGTAAAAGTATTCATTAACGCTGCATTAATCCCACCCATTTACGGATTTATAGCTAATAAAGAATAGCATCAAGTAAACTGTGCTTTTCCTCCCCTTGTTGCCTTCTCCTGACAGTTTAATTGcatttaaagagacagtacaCCGAGACTTTCCGTGCTCATGTCAGTCAGTCAAACCAGCAGCCATGTTTGGTGCAATTCCAGTGGGAGTTTCATCATCCTGCAGCAAATCCTTGCAGAGACCTTTGTTTGAGTCCCGGTGGTCGGGAGcaaaaaatggttaaaaaaaaaaacacatctgagGCTGGGTGTCACTGACTTGCAGGCGCACACGCACGACACGTTCATGGCAGCGCAGGCCAGTTTCATCTGGCTGTGTGTGGTGGTACCCTGACATAAACTGTGTTCATATTTACATTGAAAGCCTCCAAAAAGCTGCTTGCAGAGAAAGTAAACGTTTGCATGGCAGGTTTAGATGTAATAGGATTTTATAGCATAATAGCGTTTTATGAACCCTGCATATTCtacgtgtagtgaagccttttccAAAGTTAGGCGATGAGGTGCTCAGGGACCTGTTGACTGTAATTTCCACTTTTCCCACTTGAATATCTTGTGTTTATGTATATGTTACgtgctaacgatggatccatctcgggcgcagcgctatcgatcgattgcgcagatccatcgttagcgcgtaatatATAGActtatatatggtaatggtttaatttcatttgaacatgcatcagattgcaattgaatgcatcacataatcagttcacagttccacatgtccaaaaaggagtaggaagaagcaaaggttattaaatcctacccctccatctggtacttttacaatcagtaactgttacatttgttcacttcctgctttcctaatataatttaagtttttgttttaattatttttttatttttttattttttattttatttttgtcacataatcagttcacagttccacatgtccaaaaggagtaggaagaagcaaagcttattaaatcctacccctccatctggtacttttacaatcagtaactgttacatttgttcacttcctgctttcctaatatagtttaagttttttttaatttttttaaaattattataaaaatattattataaatgataaaaaaatattattttttaaattaaaaaaaaaaaacgtaaactatattaggaaagcaggaagtgaacaaatgtaacagttaccgattgtaaaagtaccagatgcaggggtaggatttaataagctttgcttctttctactccttttgggtatgtggaactgggaactgattatgtgacaaaaaaaaaaaaaaaaaaaaaaattatactatattaggaaagcaggaagtgaacaaatgtaacagttagtgattgtaaaagtaccagatggaggggtaggatttaataagctttgcttctttctactccttttggatatgtggaactgggaactgattatgtgacaaaaataaaataaaaaataataaaaaaaattatactatattgggaaagcaggaagtgaacaaatgtaacagttagtgattgtaaaagtaccagatggaggggtaggatttaataagccaTATATATTAATAGAACCATAGTATATATGAGTAAATAGTACAGCCTGAAGccgcaaaaaaacatatcacatcAAACTAAAGTGTCCTATCATTTCTTTGTTGTCGTAAGGAGGTAAGGAGAGTGAGGGCACGGCAGCAAAGCGGAGATTCTGgagtgttagcatgtgtttagTCTTGTTATTCCACAACAACGCAGCTACACGATGACTAGCAAAGGTTAGTCATCCATTTGCCAGTGTTGTCAATAATCGTGAGCCAAGTAGTTTATATTTAAAAAGCATTTCATATTGTTGAAATCACATaactatttttaaataaaacattttgggCTGGGCCTAAGCTTGTGCAAGTCTCTGTATTAATCAACCGCCAAGCTACTTTACTGACTGTGCAAATTTCAGTTCCACTTTTTGACgactgactaaaaaaaaaaacactttttcctctCACCAGACTAACATGGCTGCAGAGCTCTCCACCTCCATAAACATCAAGGAGCCCCGCTGGGACCAGAGTACATTTGTGGGCCGCGCTAAGCATTTCTTCACCGTCACCGACCCGAGGAACGTCCTGCTCACCAACGAACAATTAGCACATGCGCACAAAATCATCACAGAGTACAGGTAAGCTAGGCTAAACGTTAACTTCAATTAAAAGCTCTTACCACTAAGTGAGATGTTCATGGTCCTCCAGGCAAGGTATAGTCTCCCCCGGGCTGACTGAAGATGAGCTGTGGAGagccaaatatgtttttgactCAGCATTCCATCCTGACACGGGAGAAAAGATGATCCTGATTGGACGCATGTCAGCGCAGGTTCCAATGAACATGACCATCACTGGATGCATGATGACCTTCTACAAGTAAGAATTTGCCGATTTAGTCGTCTAAGATTCCGGCCATTCCGCTTACATATGAACTACTTATGAATAAtagttataaaaataataatattacattcttTTTAGTATATAGAACAGCACCAAAATTTAAGGTGGAACTTTTTGGCCCATTACAccacttgttcacttcctgctttcctaatatagtttaagttttttttaatttatttttatttttattttatttttgtcacataatcagttcacagttccacatgtccaaaaggagtaggaagaagcaaaccttattaaatcctacccctccatctggtacttttacaatcagtaactgttacatttgttcacttcctgctttcctaatatagtttaagttttttttcaaattattttttatttttattttatttttgtcacataatcagttcacagttccacatgtccaaaaggagtaggaagaagcaaagctcattaaatcctacccctccatctggtacttttacaatcagtaacattcAGTTCAGTTAcatcagttacatttgttcacttcctgctttcgtaatataatttcatttttttaactttattttattaatgtttttatttgttttttattaaagtatttttaacttcattttattatttactatttattatttactatttattatttactatttattaattattattcaatattcattattatttattattattattgtttttattttttatttattttttgtcacgtacctaagtacgaggtgataggatacaatgacaatttaaaattttattttattttgttattattcttattttattttgttattatttttattttattttaaaaattttattttcgtCAATGCATTCAATGCGGCGGATTCTGTGGGAAATTGTGTTGTCTTGTCGAATACACGCTCAAGTCATCTGACTAAAGTCATCGTGTTGCAAATCCAAAGTCATAAAAAGTGCCAAGTCACATGTGAGCATtgaatttacttatttttcccTCCTTCAGGACGACTCCAGCTGTGTTGTTCTGGCAGTGGATCAATCAGTCGTTCAACGCGATAGTCAATTACACCAACAGGAGCGGCGACGCTCCCATCACGGTCAGGTACGGAAGCATCCATGTTCTCCACGCCACGGACTCTCATTGAGCGGTTGATGTGCTTCTCTGGTTTTGCAGTCAGCTTGGCACGGCGTACGTGTCCGCCACCACAGGGGCGGTTGCCACCGCTCTCGGACTAAACGCACTAACCAAGGTATCGGTTCATCTAACCCCATTCTACTTACTCATTTTAACGCGCTGACCTCAAACGCTCGGGCTTGCTGACACGACGTTAGTAGCGCACAAATAGCTTCTTTGTCCGAGAGGAGCCTAATTATTCACGGGGTCGTGCGCCGGAATCGGCGTGTCTCCCTGCCGAGCTCGTTTTGGTTTTGTTATTCGTGCTGATTAATGGCGGAGATGCTTTAATGCACACGCTTCTTTCTCATCCACGCTGCAGCACGTCTCACCTCTGATTGGACGCTTTGTTCCATTTGCTGCTGTCGCTGCCGCCAACTGTATCAACATCCCTCTGATGAGGCAAAGGTAAGGCGGGAATGTGGCACCGCTGCGTCCAACATGTGGCCTTCAATTATTAAGTTTACCTAAGCAGGACGAGAACACGTTATGTTGACCATGTGACAGGAAATGGACATCTACAAtgctatatataatatgtgtgtaCTTATGTTTAAGTAATTTTCCAtatggggtggcacggcggtcgagtggttagcgtgaataccccacagctaggaggaccagggttcgattccaccctcggccatctctgtgtggagtttgcatgttctccccgtgttctcccacattccaaaaacatgctaggttaattagcgactccaaattgtccataggtatgaatgtgagtgtgaatggttgtttgtctatatgtgccctgtgattggctggccaccagtccagggtgtaccccgcccgttcttgcccgaagacagctgggataggctccagccagcACCCcttcgcaaccctcgtgaggataagcggtataaaataaatgaatgaattctcctcctattttgtgtggaagtggtaactttttggcttcttattttgtctttccccaccctcggccatctctgtgtggagtttgcatgttctcctcgtgcatttgtgggttttctccgggtactacagttgagtgaataaatgaattttccATATAATCAACAATGATAAAGGAATTAATCTGTTCCGGTGTCAAACTGTCACCTTCATTAAGTGTACAGTCaatgttttaagtcacattttcacATGCTTGACAGTCATTTAATGG from Doryrhamphus excisus isolate RoL2022-K1 chromosome 23, RoL_Dexc_1.0, whole genome shotgun sequence carries:
- the sfxn1 gene encoding sideroflexin-1 produces the protein MAAELSTSINIKEPRWDQSTFVGRAKHFFTVTDPRNVLLTNEQLAHAHKIITEYRQGIVSPGLTEDELWRAKYVFDSAFHPDTGEKMILIGRMSAQVPMNMTITGCMMTFYKTTPAVLFWQWINQSFNAIVNYTNRSGDAPITVSQLGTAYVSATTGAVATALGLNALTKHVSPLIGRFVPFAAVAAANCINIPLMRQRELKHGIPITDENDNRIGESTKAAQQAISQVVVSRILMASPGMAIPPFLMNHLENKAFLKRFPWMSAPIQVSLVGFCLVFATPLCCALFPQKSSISVSRLEPELQEKIRASHPGLERVYFNKGL